A region of uncultured Desulfobacter sp. DNA encodes the following proteins:
- the crcB gene encoding fluoride efflux transporter CrcB → MIKIVMVGLGGAMGAMCRYLVYEGYINAVKDEPLPLGTITVNVLGCFIIGFLGGLADARQIFPPEIRLLIFTGFLGGFTTFSTFGFELFLYMRNGQIGLAILNGLIQLCAGLVFVWAGFMLSKAF, encoded by the coding sequence ATGATCAAAATAGTAATGGTAGGATTGGGTGGCGCCATGGGAGCCATGTGCCGCTATCTGGTATATGAAGGGTATATCAATGCTGTAAAAGATGAACCCCTTCCTTTAGGAACCATCACCGTCAATGTTTTAGGATGCTTTATCATTGGTTTTTTAGGTGGCCTTGCAGATGCGCGGCAAATCTTTCCCCCTGAGATAAGATTGCTTATTTTCACCGGATTTTTGGGGGGATTCACCACATTCTCCACCTTTGGTTTTGAACTGTTTTTATATATGCGCAACGGACAGATTGGCCTGGCCATTCTAAACGGGCTTATTCAGTTATGTGCGGGGCTTGTATTTGTATGGGCGGGTTTTATGCTGTCAAAAGCTTTCTAA
- a CDS encoding acetate kinase, giving the protein MKVLVINSGSSSLKYKLFDLAGPRAICAGLVERIGSSQSSLAHTLYPDSGPGEKSEIFECFETHTQAIEKVAELLMAGDDPLVRSAQELLAIGHRVAQGGEFFKANCIVDEKAIEGIRQNIVLAPLHNPANLAGIEAAMAHFPGVPSVAVFDTLFAGSLPDYVYRVALPAAFYKDFKVRRYGFHGTSHAYVTRKLADLMEKPLDNLNNIVCHLGNGSSMTAVKGGICRETSMGMTPTSGLIMGTRCGDIDPSLPAYLSSCTGKSAAEIQTILDRESGLLGICGMNDMRDIHKAISQGDDNARLAFEMLCHGIKKYIGAYYAVLGRLDAIAFTAGIGENDSQVREKCLEGLEHLGIIVDQELNAGLRGKSGRISTHDSAVEVWVVPTDEELEIATICKDLVTA; this is encoded by the coding sequence ATGAAAGTACTTGTCATTAATTCAGGAAGTTCCTCCTTGAAGTATAAATTGTTTGACCTGGCCGGCCCCAGGGCCATATGTGCGGGGTTGGTGGAGCGTATTGGCAGTTCCCAAAGCAGTCTGGCTCACACGCTCTACCCTGATTCGGGTCCCGGTGAGAAAAGTGAGATATTCGAATGCTTTGAGACTCACACCCAGGCCATCGAAAAGGTGGCTGAGCTTCTTATGGCGGGTGATGATCCGCTTGTTAGGTCAGCACAGGAGCTTTTAGCCATTGGGCATCGGGTGGCCCAGGGCGGCGAATTTTTCAAGGCAAACTGCATTGTAGATGAAAAGGCCATTGAAGGAATTCGGCAGAATATTGTGCTGGCGCCTTTGCATAACCCGGCCAACCTGGCCGGTATTGAGGCGGCCATGGCTCATTTCCCCGGCGTGCCTTCGGTTGCTGTATTTGATACGTTGTTTGCAGGCAGTCTGCCTGATTATGTGTACCGGGTCGCCTTGCCTGCAGCTTTTTACAAAGATTTCAAAGTCAGACGATATGGGTTTCATGGCACCTCCCACGCCTATGTCACCAGGAAACTCGCCGATCTGATGGAAAAACCTTTGGACAATTTGAACAATATTGTCTGCCACCTGGGCAATGGCTCGTCCATGACCGCTGTCAAAGGCGGCATCTGCCGGGAAACCTCCATGGGGATGACGCCCACGTCAGGGTTGATCATGGGAACCCGGTGTGGTGATATTGATCCTTCTCTGCCGGCTTATCTATCTTCCTGTACGGGGAAAAGTGCCGCGGAAATTCAGACCATTCTTGACCGTGAAAGCGGTCTTCTGGGGATCTGCGGAATGAATGACATGCGGGATATCCACAAAGCCATAAGCCAGGGAGATGATAATGCCAGACTTGCCTTTGAGATGCTTTGTCACGGTATTAAAAAATATATCGGTGCTTACTATGCCGTGCTTGGCCGGCTGGATGCCATTGCCTTTACCGCCGGTATCGGGGAAAATGACAGCCAGGTCCGGGAGAAATGTCTGGAAGGGCTTGAACACCTGGGTATTATAGTGGATCAAGAGCTAAATGCCGGGTTAAGGGGTAAATCCGGCCGGATCTCTACTCATGACAGTGCCGTGGAAGTCTGGGTGGTCCCAACAGATGAAGAGCTTGAAATTGCAACCATTTGCAAAGATCTTGTGACCGCCTGA
- a CDS encoding ATPase P, which yields MIRIEIPGTGPVDIQNVMFDYNGTIATDGRLFDGVGPAMNRLAGQLDFHVVTADTFGSVRTQLEGVKAKVVLISNQDQDRKKLDVLNRMGADATMAVGNGVNDALMLKHAKLGVAVVGDEGMALQALMAADVMVRNVLDVFAFFENPRRLVATLRN from the coding sequence ATGATCCGCATTGAAATTCCAGGCACCGGTCCGGTTGATATTCAAAATGTGATGTTTGACTACAACGGCACCATCGCAACGGATGGCCGCCTTTTTGACGGGGTGGGGCCGGCCATGAACCGGCTTGCCGGACAGCTTGATTTTCATGTGGTGACGGCCGACACTTTCGGTTCAGTTCGAACCCAGCTTGAGGGGGTGAAGGCTAAAGTTGTGCTCATTTCAAACCAGGATCAGGATCGAAAAAAGCTGGATGTGCTTAACCGCATGGGTGCGGATGCCACAATGGCTGTGGGCAACGGTGTTAACGATGCCTTGATGCTTAAGCATGCCAAATTGGGCGTTGCCGTGGTCGGGGATGAAGGGATGGCGCTGCAGGCCTTGATGGCCGCCGATGTGATGGTTCGCAATGTTCTGGATGTCTTTGCTTTTTTTGAAAATCCCAGACGATTGGTCGCCACCCTAAGGAACTAG
- a CDS encoding nitroreductase family protein yields MELKDTIEQRRSIRGLRYFDAPAAIVLVGDKSRPIEGDYLDAGLVIQNICLAAVDLGLGTCIENQGITYSDAIREILQIPDDKRLLAAIAMGYPDWDFPANQVISPREDVENNITWCGL; encoded by the coding sequence ATGGAATTAAAGGATACCATTGAACAGAGAAGAAGCATTCGCGGACTCCGGTATTTTGATGCGCCTGCTGCCATCGTTCTTGTGGGTGATAAATCTCGTCCCATTGAAGGCGACTACCTGGATGCCGGCTTGGTCATTCAAAATATCTGTCTGGCTGCCGTTGATTTGGGGCTTGGCACCTGCATTGAGAACCAGGGCATCACCTATTCCGACGCAATCAGAGAAATTCTTCAAATTCCCGATGATAAGCGATTGCTCGCAGCCATTGCAATGGGTTACCCTGACTGGGATTTTCCTGCGAACCAGGTCATCAGTCCACGGGAAGACGTAGAAAATAATATCACCTGGTGCGGTTTATAA
- a CDS encoding YbgC/FadM family acyl-CoA thioesterase has protein sequence MMNTKQITNRHSADQDPAIHHFQAQVYYEDTDHSGVVYHSNYLKFFERARENIFGVQNLVQMWHDKHIGFAVYKADIGYHDGAQFGDLLDIRTTWEKQGAYRVVFFHSAWRPGQNKPAVTCTLELVCLGPGKKLLPIPEFDFLDQENLN, from the coding sequence ATGATGAACACAAAACAAATCACCAATAGACACTCAGCGGATCAGGACCCGGCCATTCACCACTTTCAGGCCCAGGTGTATTATGAAGACACGGATCACTCCGGCGTGGTTTACCACTCCAACTATCTGAAATTTTTTGAACGGGCCAGAGAAAATATCTTCGGTGTTCAAAACCTGGTCCAGATGTGGCACGACAAACACATCGGTTTTGCCGTCTACAAAGCAGATATCGGATACCACGACGGGGCGCAATTCGGGGATCTTCTGGATATACGGACCACCTGGGAAAAACAGGGCGCATACCGGGTGGTATTTTTCCACAGTGCCTGGCGGCCGGGCCAAAATAAGCCAGCGGTGACCTGCACCCTGGAGCTTGTGTGTCTGGGGCCGGGCAAAAAACTGTTACCCATTCCTGAATTTGATTTTCTGGATCAGGAAAACTTAAACTGA
- a CDS encoding VWA domain-containing protein: protein MTTRITQAILIFTLFIFSGTQAMAAQGSILCRVETDRSILPADAPQNVILKITLDAPKLPENTNRPRVNIALVMDRSGSMGGTKIEMAKAAAMEALARLGKNDLFSLVTYDTDVTTLIPAQNVRETAAIIGAIKRIEAGGNTALFGGVSQGAAEIRKNIEDDYVHRIVLLSDGLANVGPSNPADLGRLGAGLFKENISVTTVGVGTDYNEDLMARLAQKSDGNTYFAQSGRDLPRIFAAELGNVLNVVAKQVVVTITLPSGIEPVEIIGREGRIRNNRIELAMNQLYGGQEKFALVEVRMKGYKDGSSIEIAKADVSYQDPFSMKNLNTQARATARFSRDQTKVTASTNAQVIKDYQLNLNALAQEKAIELSDQGKNKEAVQELRRSAAALSGFAGKYDDKDALEEARETEAQADMLEVQGMSKKSRKELRTKSYQMKNQQIQK, encoded by the coding sequence ATGACAACCAGGATAACCCAAGCTATCTTAATTTTTACTCTTTTCATTTTTTCGGGCACCCAAGCCATGGCAGCCCAAGGCAGCATTCTCTGCCGGGTGGAAACCGACAGGTCCATACTGCCGGCTGATGCTCCCCAGAACGTAATTTTAAAAATCACCCTGGATGCCCCGAAGCTGCCCGAAAACACCAATCGTCCCCGGGTGAATATTGCCCTGGTCATGGACCGGTCAGGCTCCATGGGCGGCACTAAAATTGAGATGGCCAAGGCGGCAGCCATGGAAGCCCTGGCCCGGCTGGGCAAGAATGATCTGTTTTCCCTTGTCACCTATGATACGGATGTCACCACCCTGATCCCGGCTCAGAACGTAAGGGAAACAGCCGCCATCATTGGCGCCATAAAAAGAATTGAGGCCGGCGGAAACACAGCCCTTTTCGGCGGTGTAAGCCAGGGTGCCGCAGAAATCAGAAAAAACATTGAAGACGATTATGTCCACCGGATAGTGCTTTTGTCCGATGGACTGGCCAATGTCGGTCCGAGCAACCCCGCGGATCTGGGGCGTCTTGGCGCTGGCCTGTTCAAGGAAAACATTTCGGTCACCACTGTGGGCGTGGGCACGGACTACAATGAGGATCTCATGGCCCGGCTGGCCCAGAAAAGTGACGGCAACACCTACTTTGCCCAGTCCGGCAGGGATCTTCCCCGGATATTTGCAGCGGAATTGGGCAATGTGCTCAATGTGGTGGCCAAGCAGGTGGTGGTGACCATTACCCTGCCTTCGGGCATTGAACCTGTGGAGATCATCGGCAGGGAAGGTCGAATCCGGAACAACCGCATTGAACTGGCCATGAACCAGCTTTACGGGGGCCAGGAAAAATTCGCCCTGGTGGAAGTACGCATGAAAGGATACAAAGACGGCAGTTCAATTGAAATTGCAAAAGCCGATGTCTCTTATCAGGATCCTTTTTCCATGAAAAACCTGAATACCCAGGCAAGGGCCACAGCCCGCTTCAGTCGAGACCAGACCAAGGTCACAGCGTCCACCAATGCCCAGGTGATCAAGGATTATCAGCTCAACCTCAATGCTCTGGCCCAGGAAAAAGCCATTGAACTGTCCGACCAGGGAAAAAACAAAGAGGCTGTCCAGGAATTGAGACGATCTGCGGCTGCACTTTCAGGCTTTGCCGGCAAGTATGATGACAAAGACGCACTTGAAGAAGCCCGGGAGACCGAAGCCCAGGCAGATATGCTTGAAGTTCAGGGCATGAGCAAAAAAAGCAGAAAAGAGCTTCGGACCAAATCTTACCAGATGAAAAACCAGCAGATTCAAAAATAG
- a CDS encoding HAMP domain-containing sensor histidine kinase yields MTSRRSIIIFWTLLIVPALVLAGSAFRHLSLEQDRIRMAGITALEDQARLVTENIDRTMDAIQINLTRSLLDIHAKDLPSHILGERLLAWEAVNPLVRNVFIFNPQKGLLYPRRSRAATGEERQFINRFTPLMTGKIPFNFNHPADAENKTAATKTTRSGSLYTLSKQSVPPIPMKKYTEAGTAAQPLGHSGWIPWFSDNQLYVLGWVQPEQKGLIYGVELEMMALLSRLITTIPLNSRPGTALMVMDGNGAIIHHTGPLKFDHTPSTKEAVIRMDISPRLPHWSVCVFMDDSVLSGRNTFLVLALILVGILVTAIISAGILITRLTLAQIRDARQKTSFVAAVSHELKTPLTSIRMYAELLLSKRVSDPEKQHSYLDVMVAESQRLTRLINNILDFGKIEQGQKNYQISEFDMGEFLYECIATNEIRLKKAGFELILQIPDQAFPVKTDRDAMAQVFLNLMDNAIKYAGSGQFLKIIMDRSSQNIQIKFQDDGPGIPPALREKIFDKFFRADNSLTTSKPGSGLGLSITRHMLRDLGGDIVMDTNLSRGAGFKIRIPIHE; encoded by the coding sequence ATGACCAGTCGGCGCTCAATCATTATATTCTGGACCCTGCTTATAGTCCCTGCACTGGTGCTGGCAGGGTCTGCCTTTCGCCACCTCAGCCTTGAACAGGATCGGATACGCATGGCCGGAATCACTGCCCTTGAAGACCAGGCCCGGCTGGTCACCGAAAATATAGACCGGACAATGGACGCCATCCAGATCAATCTGACCCGGTCCCTGCTTGATATCCATGCAAAAGACTTACCCTCCCATATTCTTGGAGAACGTCTTTTAGCATGGGAAGCAGTCAATCCCCTGGTGCGCAATGTGTTTATTTTCAATCCCCAAAAAGGCCTGCTGTATCCCCGGCGATCCCGGGCAGCCACTGGGGAGGAAAGGCAGTTTATCAACCGGTTCACCCCGCTTATGACCGGTAAAATTCCCTTTAATTTTAATCACCCGGCCGATGCGGAAAATAAAACGGCTGCCACAAAAACAACCCGGTCCGGCAGCCTTTACACGCTGTCCAAGCAATCCGTTCCCCCGATACCAATGAAAAAATACACAGAGGCGGGTACTGCAGCCCAGCCCCTGGGCCACTCCGGCTGGATACCCTGGTTTAGCGACAACCAGCTTTATGTACTGGGATGGGTACAGCCAGAGCAAAAAGGTCTGATCTATGGGGTTGAGCTGGAGATGATGGCGCTTTTATCCCGGCTGATAACCACCATTCCCCTGAACAGCCGTCCCGGCACAGCTCTTATGGTCATGGACGGCAACGGCGCCATCATTCACCACACAGGCCCCCTGAAATTTGACCATACACCCAGCACAAAGGAGGCAGTAATCAGAATGGATATATCCCCACGCCTGCCCCACTGGTCTGTGTGCGTGTTCATGGATGATTCAGTCCTGTCAGGACGTAACACCTTTCTGGTTCTTGCCCTAATTCTTGTGGGTATTCTGGTGACAGCAATTATATCCGCAGGTATCTTGATCACCCGATTGACCCTGGCCCAGATCAGAGATGCCAGACAGAAAACATCCTTTGTGGCAGCAGTATCCCATGAGTTGAAAACCCCTTTGACCAGTATTCGCATGTATGCGGAGCTGCTGTTATCAAAACGGGTTTCTGATCCTGAAAAACAGCACTCATATCTTGATGTGATGGTGGCGGAAAGCCAAAGGCTTACCCGGCTGATCAATAATATTCTTGATTTCGGAAAAATTGAGCAGGGTCAAAAAAACTACCAAATCAGTGAGTTTGACATGGGTGAATTTCTATACGAATGCATTGCCACAAATGAAATCCGGTTAAAAAAGGCTGGATTTGAGCTTATCTTACAAATTCCAGACCAGGCATTTCCTGTAAAAACAGACAGGGATGCCATGGCCCAGGTATTTCTTAACCTCATGGACAATGCCATCAAATACGCAGGATCAGGCCAATTCCTGAAAATCATTATGGACAGGTCATCCCAGAATATTCAGATAAAATTCCAGGATGACGGCCCGGGCATCCCCCCGGCTCTAAGGGAAAAGATATTTGACAAATTTTTCAGGGCTGACAATTCATTAACCACATCAAAGCCGGGGTCGGGATTAGGCTTGAGCATCACCCGGCACATGCTTCGGGATTTAGGCGGCGATATCGTCATGGACACAAATCTTTCCCGGGGTGCAGGCTTTAAAATAAGGATACCCATCCATGAATAA
- a CDS encoding response regulator transcription factor produces MNNTTILVAEDDPNIRTGLIDTLESEGYQVIEAGDGNEALSSFEQQKPDLVLLDVMMPGKSGYDVCRAIRTKDVRVPIIMLTAKGEEIDKVVGLKLGADDYITKPFGIHELLARIDAVLRRSQLAGVPAQKSKELFSFSGFTVDPKRFKLTGPDKSFDLSKKEIDLLKLFTEHPGEVLDRDTILNRIWGVGYGGTTRTLDQHIAILRKKVEKKPAEPKIITTVHGIGYRFKLHK; encoded by the coding sequence ATGAATAATACAACCATACTTGTGGCCGAAGACGACCCCAATATCCGCACCGGCCTGATCGACACCCTGGAAAGCGAAGGCTATCAGGTCATCGAAGCAGGTGACGGCAATGAAGCCCTTTCCTCCTTTGAACAACAAAAACCGGATCTGGTGCTTTTGGACGTGATGATGCCAGGAAAAAGCGGTTATGATGTGTGCCGGGCCATTCGGACAAAAGATGTTCGGGTGCCGATAATCATGCTCACAGCCAAAGGAGAAGAGATCGACAAGGTGGTGGGCCTGAAACTTGGCGCAGACGATTACATCACCAAACCCTTCGGGATTCATGAACTTCTGGCAAGAATTGATGCGGTTCTCCGCCGGTCCCAGTTGGCAGGAGTCCCGGCACAGAAAAGCAAGGAACTCTTTTCATTTTCAGGCTTTACGGTGGACCCCAAACGATTCAAACTCACAGGCCCCGACAAAAGTTTCGATTTATCAAAAAAAGAGATAGATCTGCTGAAGCTTTTTACCGAACATCCCGGTGAAGTGCTCGACAGAGACACCATTTTGAACCGGATCTGGGGTGTGGGATATGGCGGTACCACCCGGACCCTTGATCAACACATTGCAATCTTAAGAAAAAAAGTTGAAAAAAAACCGGCTGAACCCAAAATCATCACAACCGTTCACGGGATTGGGTACCGGTTTAAACTACATAAGTAG
- the hysB gene encoding NiFeSe hydrogenase small subunit, whose translation MKKQQTLPGMQHENLGVTRRCFLKTVAGAAAGIGASQVVNPALVKALEKGLTRHPVLWIQGQGCTGCSVSLLNSVDPPIADVLLKVISLQYHPTVMASEGETALENLFGIAKEYQGKFSIVVEGAIPTAADGKYCVVGEYGRTEYTMVDLIKKVAPMAGSCIAVGTCAAYGGIPAAKGNVTGATGCTDFFADNGIQTPLINIPGCPPHPDWIVLSIVHLLENGIPDLDDQGRPMLFFGENIHDNCPRLEMYEADELSKILSDPKGCRMDLGCKGPSTYADCYKRKWNSGLNWCVDNAVCIGCVEPGFPDESSPFYEPA comes from the coding sequence GTGAAAAAACAACAGACGTTGCCTGGAATGCAACATGAAAATTTAGGAGTAACCAGGCGGTGCTTCCTGAAAACCGTTGCCGGTGCAGCAGCCGGCATTGGTGCATCCCAGGTGGTGAACCCGGCGCTGGTTAAGGCCCTTGAAAAAGGACTGACACGACATCCGGTGCTCTGGATTCAGGGACAGGGATGTACAGGTTGTTCGGTCAGTCTGCTCAACAGCGTTGATCCCCCCATAGCAGATGTGCTTTTAAAAGTTATCAGCCTGCAATACCACCCCACAGTAATGGCCAGCGAAGGCGAGACGGCCCTGGAAAACCTGTTCGGTATTGCCAAGGAATACCAGGGAAAATTTTCCATCGTCGTGGAGGGAGCCATTCCGACAGCAGCAGATGGCAAGTACTGTGTTGTCGGCGAATACGGACGCACAGAGTACACCATGGTTGACCTGATCAAAAAAGTAGCTCCCATGGCCGGTTCCTGCATTGCCGTGGGCACCTGTGCCGCATACGGCGGTATTCCTGCAGCCAAGGGCAATGTCACCGGTGCCACCGGCTGCACAGATTTTTTCGCGGACAACGGCATTCAAACCCCGCTTATCAATATCCCGGGTTGCCCGCCCCATCCGGACTGGATTGTCCTGTCCATCGTACATCTGCTGGAAAATGGCATTCCCGATCTGGATGACCAGGGCCGGCCCATGCTCTTCTTTGGAGAAAATATCCATGACAACTGCCCCAGACTGGAAATGTATGAGGCAGACGAACTTTCAAAAATTCTGTCGGACCCCAAAGGGTGCCGCATGGACCTGGGGTGCAAGGGACCGTCCACGTATGCGGACTGTTACAAGAGAAAATGGAACAGCGGCTTGAACTGGTGTGTGGATAACGCTGTCTGTATCGGTTGTGTTGAACCCGGTTTCCCGGATGAGTCATCACCCTTTTACGAACCCGCATGA
- the hysA gene encoding NiFeSe hydrogenase large subunit HysA — MSGCKPASDPVGSTKKLKISIDPVTRIEGHLKAEVEVKNGVVVDARMSGGMYRGFEQILVGRDPRDAVQITQRICGVCPTAHATASSLALDDAFGVTLTDNGRIARNLILGANFIQSHILHFYHLAALDYVNGPNTAPFIPRYKNNDIRIPKEINDAAVAQYLEALEMRKICHEMVALLGGKMPHVQGIVVGGTTEIPTREALNAYAERFKKVKKFVMEKYIPVVYTLAGPYGDLLKTGVGHKNLVSWGVFPMDSKGTTLLKPGVYTDGKDYKVDPAQIKEYVKYSWFEQSTTGLNPTRGQTRPEPGKAGAYSFIKAPRYNDKPHEGGPLARMWATNPELSKTGQQALGVKKLRDIGDACFSILGRHVARAEETALVAGAVEIWLAQATPGKETFVPADIPENAEGLGMTEAPRGALLHYVDIKDSVISNYQITSATIWNANPRDDMDQRGPIEEALIGVPVPDVDNPVNIGRLIRAYDPULGCAVHVLDADTGKEIKVEVPL; from the coding sequence ATGTCAGGCTGCAAGCCGGCTTCCGACCCTGTCGGGAGCACTAAAAAACTTAAAATAAGCATTGATCCGGTCACAAGGATCGAAGGCCACCTGAAAGCCGAGGTAGAAGTCAAAAACGGGGTTGTTGTGGACGCCCGCATGTCAGGCGGCATGTATCGCGGATTTGAACAGATCCTTGTGGGCCGAGATCCCCGGGATGCGGTACAGATCACCCAGAGAATCTGCGGCGTATGCCCCACAGCCCATGCCACGGCCTCGTCCCTTGCCCTGGACGATGCTTTTGGCGTAACACTCACGGACAACGGACGAATCGCCAGAAACCTGATCCTGGGTGCCAACTTCATCCAATCCCATATCCTGCATTTCTACCACCTGGCTGCACTGGATTATGTCAACGGCCCGAACACAGCGCCTTTTATCCCCAGATATAAAAACAATGATATCCGGATACCCAAGGAGATCAATGACGCAGCCGTTGCCCAGTACCTTGAAGCCCTTGAAATGCGTAAAATCTGCCATGAAATGGTGGCCCTTCTGGGCGGCAAAATGCCCCATGTTCAAGGTATTGTCGTGGGCGGAACAACGGAAATCCCCACCAGGGAAGCCCTGAATGCCTATGCGGAGCGGTTCAAAAAAGTTAAAAAATTCGTCATGGAAAAATATATTCCGGTGGTTTACACCCTGGCAGGACCTTACGGTGATCTGCTCAAGACCGGTGTGGGCCATAAAAACCTGGTCTCCTGGGGCGTTTTCCCCATGGACAGCAAAGGCACAACCCTACTGAAACCGGGTGTTTACACCGACGGAAAAGATTATAAAGTGGATCCCGCCCAAATCAAGGAATATGTCAAATACTCCTGGTTTGAACAGAGCACCACCGGTCTGAATCCCACCAGGGGCCAGACCCGACCGGAACCGGGCAAGGCTGGCGCATACTCATTTATCAAGGCGCCCAGGTACAATGACAAACCCCATGAAGGCGGTCCTTTGGCCAGAATGTGGGCCACCAATCCGGAACTGTCCAAAACCGGCCAGCAAGCCCTGGGCGTAAAAAAACTGCGCGATATCGGCGATGCCTGTTTCTCAATTCTGGGGCGTCACGTGGCAAGGGCAGAAGAGACTGCTCTGGTTGCCGGAGCGGTTGAAATATGGCTTGCCCAGGCCACCCCGGGCAAGGAGACCTTTGTCCCGGCGGATATCCCCGAAAACGCAGAAGGCCTTGGTATGACAGAAGCGCCCCGGGGCGCGCTTCTCCACTATGTGGACATCAAGGACTCCGTGATATCCAATTACCAGATCACCTCCGCCACGATCTGGAACGCCAATCCCAGGGACGATATGGACCAGAGAGGGCCCATTGAAGAAGCTTTGATCGGCGTACCCGTACCCGATGTTGACAATCCGGTAAATATCGGGCGCCTGATACGCGCCTATGACCCCTGACTGGGTTGCGCCGTCCACGTGCTGGACGCAGACACAGGCAAAGAAATAAAAGTGGAAGTTCCCCTGTGA
- the hysD gene encoding NiFeSe hydrogenase maturation protease: MKKLLVLGVGNILMQDEGFGVHAINAFWEEKEDWKDADVDFIDGGTFTQDIFYLFEAYENVLVLDIVRANQPPGTIFTREEHQLRKDKKQMLSLHDIDLLDSLGMAQMRGHRPYLRVVGIEPAIIDWGTQLTPPLAAAFPDYLKIVRQQIIKLLGASDKD; encoded by the coding sequence ATGAAAAAATTACTGGTGCTTGGTGTGGGAAATATTCTCATGCAGGACGAAGGCTTTGGCGTCCACGCCATCAATGCATTTTGGGAGGAAAAAGAGGACTGGAAAGACGCAGACGTGGATTTCATAGACGGCGGTACCTTTACCCAGGACATCTTTTACCTGTTTGAAGCGTATGAAAACGTTCTGGTACTGGATATTGTCAGAGCCAATCAGCCCCCCGGCACAATTTTCACGCGGGAAGAACACCAGCTGCGAAAAGACAAGAAGCAGATGCTCTCTTTGCACGACATTGATCTTTTGGACTCCTTAGGTATGGCTCAGATGCGTGGCCACAGGCCATATCTGAGGGTCGTGGGCATTGAACCGGCCATCATTGACTGGGGAACACAACTTACACCGCCTCTTGCTGCCGCATTTCCTGATTATTTAAAAATAGTTCGACAACAGATTATAAAGCTCCTTGGAGCATCCGACAAAGACTGA